Proteins found in one Microbacterium sp. SSM24 genomic segment:
- a CDS encoding ABC transporter permease, with product MGIYAIRRSLYIIPTVVGVAFIVYCIMSLTPGDPGRLLLGLSADQSAVDAMNEELGYNRPFFIRFFDYLANLAQGDLGVSYRTRTSFTGDLFSRLPVTLTLGLWALAVSTIIGVLIGVLAAVKQGSALDVQSTVTALLFASVPTFFVGLLLIYVFAVTLHWLPASGVSSPAGYILPVLTLTAGTVAVVMRFARTTMLDAIRQDYVRTARAKGASEARTILKHTLKNALIPIITLVGVSFGAVVGGSVIVENIFNLPGVGNYLLVAIRAKDMPIVLSCTVVLAVFFCIVMLLVDILHAVVDPRVRQRYQNRRQA from the coding sequence ATGGGCATCTACGCGATCAGGCGATCGCTGTACATCATCCCGACGGTGGTCGGTGTGGCGTTCATCGTCTACTGCATCATGTCGCTCACCCCCGGCGACCCCGGCCGGCTCCTGCTCGGCCTCAGCGCCGACCAGTCCGCTGTCGACGCGATGAATGAGGAGCTCGGCTACAACCGACCGTTCTTCATCCGGTTCTTCGACTATCTCGCCAACCTCGCGCAAGGCGACCTCGGGGTGTCCTACCGCACCCGCACCAGTTTCACCGGCGACCTGTTCTCGCGCCTGCCGGTCACTCTCACCCTCGGGTTGTGGGCGCTTGCGGTGTCGACGATCATCGGCGTTCTGATCGGCGTGCTCGCCGCGGTCAAGCAAGGCTCCGCTCTGGATGTCCAGTCGACGGTGACCGCTCTCCTCTTCGCGTCGGTGCCGACCTTCTTCGTCGGCCTGCTCCTCATCTATGTCTTCGCCGTCACCCTCCACTGGCTGCCCGCGAGCGGAGTGAGCAGTCCGGCCGGATACATCCTCCCGGTGCTGACGCTCACCGCCGGCACGGTCGCCGTCGTCATGCGCTTCGCGCGCACCACGATGCTCGACGCCATCCGACAGGACTACGTGCGCACGGCACGCGCCAAGGGAGCGTCGGAGGCGCGCACCATCCTCAAGCACACCCTCAAGAACGCACTGATTCCGATCATCACCCTCGTCGGAGTGAGCTTCGGCGCCGTCGTCGGCGGAAGCGTCATCGTCGAGAACATCTTCAATCTCCCGGGTGTCGGCAACTATCTCCTGGTCGCGATCCGTGCGAAGGACATGCCCATCGTGCTCTCCTGCACCGTCGTGCTCGCCGTCTTCTTCTGCATCGTCATGCTGCTCGTCGACATCCTGCACGCCGTCGTCGATCCGCGGGTGCGCCAGCGCTACCAGAACAGGAGACAGGCGTGA
- a CDS encoding ABC transporter ATP-binding protein yields MYSTPVETVLDVQNLKTYFYVDGAEHRAVNDVSFTVRRGETLGIVGESGSGKSVTCMSLVQLLNNTPAKIVGGTALFEGEDTLTMKGKRLQQLRGGEISVIFQEPMTALNPLFTIGDQLTEALHLHRRVSKAAAWESAVGYLSRVGIPNAELVMKRYPFTLSGGMRQRVVIAMALIAGPKLIIADEPTTALDVTIQAQILDMLNELKDEEGCSIIFISHDLGAMNEMADRVLVMYGGRIVEAAPKAELFADPRHPYTRSLIDSHPGASQSGDRLKTIPGTVPSLANMPGGCPFQTRCAFATAQCAEEFPEPTDLGGEHVVSCWNLDAVARADDPAEMVVADSDLAVEWDESAEPDFGAELMHAVDLEFSPELMRSTEFASSAELVRIVDAVDGGPAGVDLRTHGGEAGVDLGVAGGRAGADDIRILRAHERTVLPAGEALPSAADEPLVRASNLVKHFPVGDGLFRRSGSFVHAVDDVSFQIPKSKVLGLVGESGSGKSTVGRLLMGFLASDSGEIAFGGRDVANASRSETFELTRRRQMVFQDPFSSMNPRMRVREIVGEGLAAHRMARGGSELRDMVDELLVRCGLGPEASTKYPHQFSGGQRQRIAIARALATNPEFIVCDEAVSALDVSVQAQIVNLLKDLQEDMGLTYLFISHDLNVVRFVSDEVLVMYLGEIIERGTNDQIFGDARHPYTQALLSAVPAFTADEKSAEGRMVLRGDIPSPIDPPVGCRFAGRCPFATELCRVETPRPVEVEPGHVVSCVLAY; encoded by the coding sequence GTGTATTCCACCCCGGTAGAGACGGTTCTCGACGTACAGAACCTCAAGACGTACTTCTATGTCGACGGCGCCGAGCACCGAGCGGTGAACGACGTATCGTTCACCGTGCGGCGCGGCGAGACACTCGGCATCGTCGGCGAGTCGGGCAGTGGCAAGAGCGTCACCTGCATGTCCCTCGTGCAACTGCTCAACAACACGCCGGCCAAGATCGTCGGCGGCACTGCGCTGTTCGAGGGCGAGGACACCCTCACGATGAAGGGCAAGCGCCTTCAGCAACTGCGCGGCGGGGAGATCTCCGTGATCTTCCAGGAGCCCATGACCGCCCTGAACCCGCTCTTCACGATCGGCGACCAGCTGACCGAGGCTCTTCATCTGCACCGCAGAGTGAGTAAGGCTGCCGCATGGGAGAGCGCCGTAGGCTACCTGTCGCGCGTCGGCATCCCGAACGCCGAACTGGTGATGAAGCGGTACCCCTTCACCCTCTCGGGCGGCATGCGCCAGCGCGTCGTCATCGCTATGGCCCTCATCGCCGGGCCGAAGCTGATCATCGCCGACGAGCCGACCACCGCCCTCGACGTGACGATCCAGGCGCAGATCCTCGACATGCTCAATGAGCTCAAGGACGAGGAGGGCTGCTCCATCATCTTCATCTCGCACGATCTCGGCGCGATGAACGAGATGGCCGATCGTGTGCTCGTCATGTACGGCGGACGGATCGTGGAGGCCGCGCCGAAGGCCGAGCTGTTCGCCGATCCGCGCCACCCCTATACGCGCAGCCTCATCGATTCCCATCCGGGGGCTTCGCAGTCGGGCGATCGGCTCAAGACGATCCCCGGCACGGTGCCGTCCCTCGCGAACATGCCGGGGGGATGCCCCTTCCAGACCCGTTGCGCGTTCGCCACCGCGCAGTGCGCGGAGGAGTTCCCCGAGCCGACGGATCTCGGCGGCGAGCACGTCGTCTCGTGCTGGAACCTGGATGCGGTCGCCCGTGCCGACGATCCGGCCGAGATGGTCGTGGCCGACTCCGACCTCGCCGTCGAGTGGGACGAGAGCGCGGAGCCTGACTTCGGGGCGGAGCTCATGCACGCTGTCGACCTCGAGTTCAGCCCCGAGCTCATGCGCAGCACCGAGTTCGCGTCGAGCGCGGAGCTCGTGCGCATCGTGGACGCCGTCGACGGCGGCCCGGCCGGGGTCGATCTGCGCACCCACGGAGGTGAAGCCGGTGTGGACCTCGGCGTCGCCGGCGGCAGGGCCGGCGCCGACGACATCCGCATCCTGCGCGCGCACGAGCGGACGGTTCTCCCCGCAGGCGAGGCGCTGCCGTCCGCCGCCGACGAGCCTCTCGTCCGCGCCTCGAACCTCGTCAAGCACTTCCCGGTCGGCGACGGACTGTTCCGCAGGTCCGGCAGCTTCGTGCACGCCGTCGACGACGTGTCGTTCCAGATCCCCAAGAGCAAGGTCCTCGGCCTCGTCGGGGAATCCGGATCGGGCAAGTCGACCGTGGGCCGCCTCCTCATGGGCTTCCTCGCCTCGGACTCCGGCGAGATCGCGTTCGGCGGCCGCGACGTGGCAAACGCCAGCCGCAGCGAAACGTTCGAGCTCACTCGCCGACGCCAGATGGTCTTCCAGGACCCGTTCTCCTCGATGAATCCCCGCATGCGCGTGCGTGAGATCGTCGGCGAGGGACTCGCAGCCCACCGCATGGCGAGGGGTGGCAGCGAGCTGCGTGACATGGTGGACGAGCTGCTCGTCCGATGCGGCCTGGGGCCGGAGGCCTCGACCAAGTACCCTCATCAGTTCTCCGGCGGGCAGCGGCAACGCATAGCGATCGCTCGCGCGCTTGCGACGAACCCGGAGTTCATCGTGTGCGACGAGGCGGTCTCGGCGCTGGATGTGTCGGTTCAGGCCCAGATCGTGAACCTCCTCAAGGACCTGCAGGAGGACATGGGGCTCACCTATCTGTTCATCTCGCACGATCTGAACGTCGTGCGCTTCGTCAGCGACGAAGTCCTGGTGATGTACCTCGGCGAGATCATCGAGCGCGGGACGAACGATCAGATCTTCGGAGATGCCCGCCACCCCTACACGCAGGCCCTGCTGTCCGCGGTTCCCGCCTTCACGGCGGACGAGAAGTCCGCAGAGGGGCGCATGGTCCTGCGCGGCGACATCCCCTCGCCCATC
- a CDS encoding ABC transporter permease codes for MTSPRSTRVPKTDGARQSVAAQVIRAFRKNRPAVVGLVILGIVIMVALLADLIVPYQSGITQNAAIRLQGPSLEHLFGADEYGRDVFARIVHGARSSIAIGIGATAISLLIGTILGAIAGLYGGAIDTVIMRTCDILSSIPFLLLALAIVAALGPSMLNLMIAMTVASSPEFTRMIRSVILSISEQDFIVAARGAGTNQVGIIFKHVIPNAAGPIIVQGSMALAAMILGAAGLSYIGMGVNPPAPEWGSMLNAATEYISRAPHLLFFAGGAITLAALSMNLVGDGVRDAFDPRMR; via the coding sequence GTGACATCTCCTCGCAGCACTCGCGTCCCCAAGACCGACGGTGCCCGCCAGAGCGTGGCCGCTCAGGTCATCCGGGCGTTCCGCAAGAATCGCCCCGCGGTGGTCGGCCTGGTGATCCTCGGGATCGTCATCATGGTCGCCCTCTTGGCCGACCTCATCGTCCCGTACCAGAGCGGGATCACGCAGAACGCCGCCATCCGGCTCCAGGGCCCGAGCCTCGAGCACCTGTTCGGAGCGGACGAGTACGGACGGGATGTCTTCGCACGTATCGTCCATGGAGCCCGCTCGTCGATCGCCATCGGGATCGGTGCGACCGCGATCTCGCTCCTCATCGGCACGATCCTCGGGGCGATCGCGGGACTCTACGGCGGCGCGATCGACACCGTGATCATGCGCACGTGCGACATCCTCTCCTCGATCCCCTTTCTGCTCCTCGCGCTCGCGATCGTGGCTGCGCTCGGCCCCAGCATGCTCAACCTCATGATCGCGATGACCGTCGCCAGCAGCCCGGAGTTCACGCGAATGATCCGCTCCGTGATCCTCTCCATATCCGAGCAGGACTTCATTGTCGCCGCGCGCGGCGCAGGTACCAACCAGGTCGGGATCATCTTCAAGCACGTGATCCCCAACGCCGCCGGCCCGATCATCGTTCAGGGGAGCATGGCGCTCGCCGCGATGATCCTCGGAGCGGCGGGGCTGTCGTATATCGGCATGGGGGTGAACCCGCCCGCCCCCGAGTGGGGGAGCATGCTCAACGCGGCGACGGAGTACATCAGCCGAGCACCGCACCTTCTTTTCTTCGCCGGCGGCGCCATCACGCTCGCCGCGCTGTCCATGAATCTCGTCGGCGACGGGGTCCGCGACGCCTTCGACCCCCGGATGAGGTAG
- a CDS encoding ABC transporter substrate-binding protein, producing MKKTHASAVIALAATAALVTGCATGGGDDGGSEEIRDSVTIGLNVALASLQPMSAFSREEQVVIGNIFDTLVEYQDGEYVPSLAESYEISDDQLTYTFHLRDDVTFHNGEKLTADDVKYTFDSMPDFPFWKENSSYIASSEVIDEYTVAVHTTAATAYNLVVLSGTEVINEEAIEEHGADEQFFPVGTGPYQFVSYDGTGTIELERYDDYFGWADGEPAPIKTATYKVFADEESMSLALAAGELDLVAKLNASSALQFEDNPDFTVDYVDSDSVYLALMNTDVAPFDDPLVRQAVAYGIDREGVNALVSEGKDVPWDHFYSEKAAGAPDYEALPHYEYDVDKAKELLAEAGYPDGITLTSPVPTMVGLDGYAVAIQQQLAEIGIDFEIETFEQNALYDKIFAMDYQLLPFALSTEIYDMSYPARFFMSPAADSMPFPTGSFGTPELDDLLNRAAASTDLDERRELYTEAYTDLFDLQPIVSVLSQQTAIVKKADLDYSTPEVLKVELKNLSWN from the coding sequence GTGAAGAAAACTCATGCATCAGCCGTGATCGCGCTCGCCGCGACCGCGGCCCTGGTGACCGGATGTGCGACAGGGGGTGGCGACGACGGCGGCAGCGAGGAGATTCGCGACAGCGTCACCATCGGCCTGAACGTCGCGCTGGCGTCGCTCCAGCCGATGAGCGCGTTCTCGCGCGAGGAGCAGGTCGTCATCGGCAACATCTTCGACACCCTCGTCGAGTACCAGGACGGCGAGTACGTTCCCTCGCTCGCGGAGAGCTACGAGATCTCAGACGATCAGCTCACCTACACCTTCCATCTCCGCGACGACGTGACCTTCCACAACGGCGAGAAGCTCACCGCTGACGATGTCAAGTACACGTTCGACAGCATGCCGGACTTCCCGTTCTGGAAGGAGAACTCCTCCTACATCGCAAGCTCGGAGGTGATCGACGAGTACACCGTCGCCGTCCACACCACGGCGGCCACCGCGTACAACCTCGTGGTCCTCTCCGGCACCGAGGTGATCAACGAGGAGGCCATCGAGGAGCACGGGGCGGACGAGCAGTTCTTCCCGGTGGGCACCGGTCCGTACCAGTTCGTGTCCTATGACGGCACGGGCACCATCGAGCTCGAGCGCTACGACGACTACTTCGGATGGGCGGACGGAGAGCCGGCGCCCATCAAGACGGCCACCTACAAGGTGTTCGCCGATGAGGAGTCGATGTCGCTCGCGCTCGCCGCGGGAGAACTCGACCTCGTCGCGAAGCTCAACGCGTCCAGCGCGCTGCAGTTCGAGGACAACCCCGACTTCACCGTCGACTACGTCGACTCCGACTCGGTGTACCTCGCTCTGATGAACACGGACGTCGCGCCGTTCGACGACCCGCTCGTCCGGCAGGCGGTCGCCTATGGCATCGACCGTGAGGGCGTCAACGCGCTGGTGAGCGAGGGCAAGGATGTCCCATGGGACCACTTCTACTCGGAGAAGGCCGCCGGCGCGCCCGACTACGAGGCGCTCCCGCACTACGAGTACGACGTCGACAAGGCCAAGGAACTCCTCGCCGAGGCCGGTTACCCGGACGGCATCACGCTGACCAGCCCCGTTCCCACCATGGTGGGCCTGGACGGGTACGCCGTCGCCATTCAGCAGCAGCTGGCCGAGATCGGGATCGACTTCGAGATCGAGACGTTCGAGCAGAACGCGCTCTACGACAAGATCTTCGCGATGGACTACCAGCTCCTGCCGTTCGCCCTCTCGACCGAGATCTACGACATGTCCTACCCCGCGCGCTTCTTCATGAGCCCCGCCGCGGACAGCATGCCGTTCCCGACGGGATCCTTCGGAACCCCCGAGCTCGATGATCTGCTCAACCGTGCAGCAGCGTCGACTGATCTCGACGAGCGTCGCGAACTGTACACCGAGGCGTACACCGACCTGTTCGACCTCCAGCCGATCGTCTCCGTGCTCTCGCAGCAGACGGCCATCGTCAAGAAGGCGGACCTGGACTACTCCACGCCGGAAGTCCTCAAGGTGGAGCTGAAGAACCTCTCCTGGAACTGA